The Mangifera indica cultivar Alphonso chromosome 12, CATAS_Mindica_2.1, whole genome shotgun sequence DNA window AATCCCTTATCCCGAACGAAAGAAACCATAAACAGTAAAAACCCGATTGCGAACAAGAGCAAACCCGAGAACGAATCGGAGGTCTGGATTAAAAGCTGGTCGTGCGGGTTGGAACCCAGTAGCTTTGTCGCAGTTTCCACTCCGTGGGTGAATGTGTAGATTTCCTTCATATGGAAAATCATCAGGGCCCCGCTTGTTAAGGCGATCAGAGAGTGGAGAAGACAGATCACCGCGAACGCAGCTGAAGATGATGATGCTGACGAAGGGGACATTTTGTGGCTTGAATTTTGATCGGACGTTGATCAACGTTTCGGCGGCGTAGGCATGGCTGAATTGGTGCAGAAGTAAAAACGGAAATTgaagaattaaaacaaaataagattaaaagaaCTGCGCGAAATCGAAGAACacttcatttattataattttcgtGAAGATTCAGAGAgtgagagattaaaaaataatggtgTGATGTCAGCtcagatttaataaataaaataaaataatagataaataggAAAAGGATAATATCCCACCGAAGTTTTGTTGAAatgtgaaatatatatttataggtaacaaaaaacttaaatactcttataaattttaatctattaaaATATACTTACAAATTTTctaagccaaaggactatttcccatttaAAGGATATTgttatctcaattttttttgttaattttaaaaattttatttcctcacctataaatatttaaaattaacggaatcttaatcctttaaaattttatatcttttttctctttaaatcctaaaaactaataatttttccctttgatcaagttttaaaaaatgacattctccccttaaagtttaattttcaatctttgacATCAAATATAGCACCATCACCGATGGCGAAGCTTCTCTAACATATCACTATGCTCCAACAATCTCTCTCCCCTCCTCTGGAACGTTGATTGACACAAATCTAAGTTGAAAAGACGAAGACATCTTCTTTTGGAAAGACGAAGACATCTTCTTTTAgaaagacgattgtcttcctaGAAAAAGATGAAgtctttgtcttcatcttttCAAGTTGGATTTGCGGCGGTCAACTCTCCAAAGGAGGGGAGAGAGACAGTTGGAGCATAGTGATACGTCGGGGAAGTTTCGTCGCCAACGATGGTATCAAATTTGACACcgaagattgaaaactaaaccttggggGGGATgccactttttaaaacttggtctagaggaaaaaagttagtttttagggttttaggaggaaaagagattaaattttaatttatttttaatattacagataaaataacgattttactcttgaaatcattaattttaaccatttatgggtggataaataaaatttttaatattatagataaaatgatggcGTCAAACAATGGACGACTATCATACAGAGAATAGATAATGTTCCATCGTCTAACAACCAGCCGTATCGATGGTCGGTGACGAGAGGGAGTAgtgaagaaaaaactaaaaatttgagagaaaaagttattttcaatattcaaatatatgggttaaatgttaatttttaactcttgaaaaaaaaagataaaattatatattttttaatattattattaaataataattttattttaataaaaaatttaataataatataaaaataaataaatattaaattttttatctttaactaatatatttctaaaattgaattaaaacttgttGTAAAATACTCCTTTACCCTAAATAAATATCTAGACCGGCCCAGGAATGGACAGGACATTGAAGAGGTTGTCATTACGTGGAAGATTCTCAGTAGATACCGACAGGAGACCTTACGCCTTGGCCagccttaagttttaaaattgccttcttctattttttcaggtttaaaaaattactttttaaataaaaattccacagaatttattttaaattaaatatattattaactttgagaatattttattcatatttactATAAAAATTCCCAAGGGAAtagagataataataaaatacttcactaatttgtaataattatgaaatctccccttttttttaactaattagTAAGCCCCTACAGATATGCAAAATAGACCTTaaacccttttattttttaggggTGGCCTTGTTGTGTCATTTGATCGAATTGCCcaactaaaaaatatgatacttattattatcaaaatgcaATATGAGATAATAATGTGGTGAAAAGTGTAAACAGTTAAatagaaacaaacaaaatttgtttAGATTAGTGTGAATCGAAGAAAAAAGTGAAAGGTGTGCATGGAAAAGGACCAAACAATTCTTTCAGAAAGTCACGCTCTGGGGACGAAAGAGATGAGAGGATAAGATTTTGGTTGGTGTcacgtaaatataaatttaattataattttggctGCTTCTGGCTTCCAGTCATTGTTGCGGCACTTTGCCTCTGATCaccaatattaaaataataaaattatacatataaatttttttataaaattttatatataaataataatatcttattttatagttaaatattattttatttttaatttttaattatcaaattatataataatatatcattatttatattaaaaattatacatataatcttactcattaaaaaaatggtttcatAACTTGGGCTTTTGACAAAACTTGTCACCTTTCATGGTAAATTCTTAATTGCCAAGATTTAATATTGAGTTAAATCTTTTCCACTTAATCTGTTAAATTAAATGCGAAGGGGGAAATTATCATATTGACACCTGAGGGGGATACATGTATATCGTGATATCTTAAGGGGGAAATTCTCGTAActcatttcttcttttaaacAGACTTGTTTTCTCAAAAGATTTCATAAGAGGACAACCAGAAGGATCTATTGCATCTCTAATACGTGGCTGTTCTGAAAACCCAAAGCTTTCAAAATGCTAGTAGTTGAAGCAATGCAGAAGcaggagaaggaggagaatGTTCAGCAAAAGTCCTTTGGATTTTATTACTTCTCAGTAAAGAAGAGAAAAGCCGTCACTGTAACAATTTAACAAATGAGTTTCAATACGATGCAGCTGTTTGAATGCAAAGGGTTACCAGATGAATGCAATATGATGGCAacccaaaattataataatatatatacacaaaaataaatgaatataaataccCAACTCCATAAAGTATTCAGACAAAATTGAGGAAATAAAGCTACAATACTCATCTCGCATTGATCTTCCAGACTGGTAATGGGTTTTCCAGCAGGTAAGAAAAAGAATGGTGTTTTGGgtagaacaaaattttaatttgaatcaaggCCCCTACCAACGGCAACAGCTTTGCGATGACGCCTAGATCCAGACCTCCGGCTATGCCTTGGAGTGGCCTTTCTCACAGGACTACTTACAATCCTTCCTCCAGAAGATTCATTTGGCAATTTCTTCGGTATGTCATGAAACAAAACtggtggtggtgatggtggtggtggtggtggtggtgatggaGGTGGGGGTGAGGGCGGGGGTGGTGGAGGGCTAAATGAAACAGGAATGGGCGGCAGAAAGATATGATCTCTATGATATTTCTGCAGGCAGCCAAAGTATACAGAGAAAAATGAATAGAAGTACACAAGGAAgagaattttgataaatttttactttatcAATGCTCTAAAAAGCGTATATTTcagtttaaaagaaaataactatgaaataaaccaaaaaaaaatcacctgAACTA harbors:
- the LOC123192290 gene encoding uncharacterized protein LOC123192290; the protein is MSPSSASSSSAAFAVICLLHSLIALTSGALMIFHMKEIYTFTHGVETATKLLGSNPHDQLLIQTSDSFSGLLLFAIGFLLFMVSFVRDKGFQSFFAKGCTVLHIFMALWRVYFERRVEYLAWDWLRKTVGDVILGLSWVFFLVYSWREKYD